The Sulfurospirillum oryzae genome includes a region encoding these proteins:
- a CDS encoding TOBE domain-containing protein, with product MKYGARNEITATVKRIKKGEVMCQVDVGDIIANKMSSVMTMDSIEEMGLKEGDKVKVVVKAVSVLLIKE from the coding sequence ATGAAATACGGCGCTAGAAATGAGATCACAGCAACGGTTAAAAGGATCAAAAAAGGTGAAGTGATGTGCCAAGTGGATGTGGGCGACATCATTGCCAATAAAATGAGCTCTGTTATGACCATGGACTCGATTGAGGAGATGGGACTTAAAGAGGGCGATAAAGTGAAAGTGGTTGTCAAAGCGGTGAGTGTGCTACTCATCAAAGAATAA